The following is a genomic window from Malus sylvestris chromosome 7, drMalSylv7.2, whole genome shotgun sequence.
CAGACTCCGTCATGGCCCTTCTCAGAAACCGTGGGTTTTCTGCAACCCAGATCTCCAAGCTTGTGAGGTTGTGCCCACAACTTCTCGTAACCAATCCGGAGAAAACCCTTTTGCCAAAGCTTGAGTTTTTCACTTCTCTTGGAGCTTCAAAATATGACCTTGCAAAAATTATCGCTTCCTCTCCTGCTGTTTTGAGTGTGAGCTTGCAGAAACGGATAAAACCCACCTGCCATTTCCTTATGAATCTGCTTCCTAAGAAGAACTTCGTTGTCTTTTTGAAGAACGGCGGCACGCGGATTTTATTAGAAGGCCACTCGAAGAATGTGGCGCCAAATATTGAGATTTTGGGAGAACTAGGTATGCCCCGATCATGTATTTCTCTGTTGTTAGCTCATTTTCCTAGCTCTTTAACACGAAATCCTGAGAATTTCGGCACGGTTGTGGATGAGGTTAAGCAAATGGGCTTTGATATGGAAAAATCAGTGTCTGTCTCTGCAATAAAAGCTTTGTGTAGTAGTAATAGTAAGTCCATATGGAGTCGTAATTGTGAAGCTTATAAGAGGTGGGGTTGGTCGGAGGATGATGTTCTCTCTGCGTTTAAGCGGTTCCCTCAATGTATGACTAAGTCGGAGAAAAAAATAATGCAGGTAATGGAATTCCTAGTGAACAAAATGGGATGGCCGGCAGGAGCGATTAACAAATACCCAATCATTGTGGCTCTCAGTTTGGAAAAGCGAATAATCCCAAGGTGTTCGGTTGTTGAAGTTTTGATCTCGAAAGGATTGATAAAGGAAATTCAAAATGTGAATTTGTATTCTCTGTTGAAACCTGTGGAGAAATCCTTCTTGAAGAGGTTTGTGGCCAGATATACAGATGAAGTACCTCAATTATTGAGTGTGTATCAAGGGAGAGTTAAAGTCGAGGATGTATGATGTTCGTAGGTCAAAAGAGGTTAGATATTGTTGATGTAGTATCGTAGATGCAGCGCTGCTCATTGTCATTGGTAGCAGCTAGCTTTTGGCTCAGTGTATTTTGCTAGAAATGAATTCAATTGGTCGTCATGgatgaagaaaaatgaaaaatcatttttcGTCTTCCCCTTGCACTGTCTAGCTGATTTCGTTATACGAATACTCTCTTATTTGAAACTAACTTGAGATTGACCTGCTCTGCTCTCTGGCTGTGGCGCCTTCAACTATAGGATTGATGGTCCTTGACTTTGTTCATCTTGGAATTGCCTTCGGTAGATATGTTACTTCTATTCGGTTTCAATTTAATCTATTTATAGATATGAAGGAATGAATTTATAGATATGAAGGAATGAAAAAGCTTTTGTCTGATGTTTCAAATTTTAAGCGTGTAAGGTATCGGTGCTTGCCTGTGTCTCTGTCCTTGTTCTGCTCTGCTAATACTTGTTATCCACAAATAGCTAGTCTTGTTTACAGTGACAATGGTTGGGTGGTTCATACCATTCTGCATTGTGACTCCCTTGTGTTAGCCTACTTTGCAAGACCATTAGGATCTCGTTCTGCTCAATATTTCTCGTATCCAAACTGTCTTGTTTGCACTGTTTACCCTATAGGATCTCGTTATGCTCAATATTTCTAGTATTCAAACCGTCTTGTTCGCACTGTTTACCCTATTTGTTTTGAAGGCTCTGCAGTTACGGTGAAGGTGTTTTCTTATTGTTCGGATTTGTTTTGAATGAAAGCTTCAAAATGATTCCGGAAGCCAGTGTTCTCCGAAGGTGAGTTCTTCATACGCTTTGACATTTCCATGGCCTGGCAGATTCCATATAACTTATGATGGAAATGAATGCAACAATCCAGCAATATGCACACGAAATGGTCAACTTGGAAATGTGAAAAAATA
Proteins encoded in this region:
- the LOC126628494 gene encoding uncharacterized protein LOC126628494 isoform X2, which translates into the protein MVGLFKLKAGRLGYSLFPKTKRYAVGFVDLNPSHFDSSLQSLILCRLLASEISEPQPNFAANYLVNSCGLSPEGAVSASKRVKLRSPERADSVMALLRNRGFSATQISKLVRLCPQLLVTNPEKTLLPKLEFFTSLGASKYDLAKIIASSPAVLSVSLQKRIKPTCHFLMNLLPKKNFVVFLKNGGTRILLEGHSKNVAPNIEILGELGNGIPSEQNGMAGRSD
- the LOC126628494 gene encoding transcription termination factor MTERF15, mitochondrial-like isoform X1, with protein sequence MVGLFKLKAGRLGYSLFPKTKRYAVGFVDLNPSHFDSSLQSLILCRLLASEISEPQPNFAANYLVNSCGLSPEGAVSASKRVKLRSPERADSVMALLRNRGFSATQISKLVRLCPQLLVTNPEKTLLPKLEFFTSLGASKYDLAKIIASSPAVLSVSLQKRIKPTCHFLMNLLPKKNFVVFLKNGGTRILLEGHSKNVAPNIEILGELGMPRSCISLLLAHFPSSLTRNPENFGTVVDEVKQMGFDMEKSVSVSAIKALCSSNSKSIWSRNCEAYKRWGWSEDDVLSAFKRFPQCMTKSEKKIMQVMEFLVNKMGWPAGAINKYPIIVALSLEKRIIPRCSVVEVLISKGLIKEIQNVNLYSLLKPVEKSFLKRFVARYTDEVPQLLSVYQGRVKVEDV